Proteins encoded in a region of the Paenibacillus pedocola genome:
- a CDS encoding carbohydrate ABC transporter permease: MSSGTTAGKMLQPEPALNARKSVKAGALLKKTLVQLLVIVIMILNLIPLVIVLSTSLRSPDNNSNPLNLFNEISFTSYRTAFERMHFGSALLNSVVLTTISVVLVVIFAAMASYPMARIRSRWSQFLYLFFLAGLVVPGQMVLIPIVQMINGLGIPSTQYTPILMFVTCSLPFSTFLYTGFIRSGVPEEVEEAAHIDGAGLLRRFWTVVFPLLIPVTVSVIITQGIWIWNDYFFNMTFISKSSQSPLPLAMLGFMGDQQNPTQWNVLFAACMLCALPLLIAFSFLQKYFVGGLTVGSVKG, from the coding sequence ATGAGTAGCGGAACTACAGCCGGAAAAATGCTGCAGCCTGAGCCCGCCTTGAACGCGCGGAAATCTGTCAAAGCCGGAGCACTGCTCAAAAAGACACTGGTTCAGCTGCTTGTCATCGTGATTATGATCCTCAATCTGATTCCGCTGGTGATCGTGCTGTCCACCTCACTGCGGTCTCCGGACAATAACTCGAACCCGCTGAATTTATTCAATGAAATTTCCTTCACCAGCTACCGGACGGCTTTTGAGCGGATGCATTTTGGTTCCGCCCTGCTCAACAGCGTGGTGTTGACCACCATTTCCGTGGTGCTCGTGGTCATCTTCGCTGCTATGGCATCTTATCCGATGGCCCGGATCCGCAGCAGATGGAGCCAGTTTCTATACCTCTTTTTCCTGGCCGGCCTGGTTGTACCGGGACAGATGGTACTGATTCCAATCGTCCAAATGATCAACGGTCTGGGCATTCCCAGCACGCAGTATACGCCGATTCTGATGTTCGTAACCTGCAGTCTGCCATTCTCAACCTTCCTGTACACGGGCTTTATCCGCAGCGGTGTCCCGGAAGAGGTAGAGGAAGCTGCACATATTGACGGTGCCGGTCTCCTGCGCCGATTCTGGACGGTTGTATTCCCGTTGCTGATTCCGGTTACAGTATCGGTTATCATCACACAGGGCATCTGGATCTGGAATGATTATTTTTTCAATATGACCTTTATCTCCAAGTCTTCACAGTCTCCGCTGCCACTCGCTATGCTCGGATTTATGGGGGACCAGCAGAATCCTACCCAATGGAATGTGCTGTTTGCAGCCTGTATGCTGTGCGCCCTGCCGCTCTTGATTGCCTTCTCCTTCCTGCAAAAGTATTTCGTGGGGGGCCTTACAGTAGGATCTGTTAAGGGATAA